From one Catenuloplanes nepalensis genomic stretch:
- a CDS encoding sensor histidine kinase, which yields MRIWSAVVASARLVWGLAVGALTAVATLAGLAAGGIVLAPALAWPSAREASMHRLASIVLRLAEFERHRLYRLFGDTEAKTYRGYGPERALAYLGVRWPVGLLGGGILALFVWGAATVTVFVWYWLTGRYPDNIPPSPWIITYLSVACGFALFLGVQGLIGVVRLERNVARRFLGPTPADLLRMRIEQLSATRADVVAAVDAERRRIERDLHDGVQQRLVALGMLLGRARRSGAAGDEVKSADLLAQAHAESREILDELREVAWRVYPAALDTLGLRDALAGVAERAPIPVTVRYDVPETPPAPVVTAAYFVVSEAVTNAVKHASASRIEIVVTRERRTMTVRVSDDGGGGADPGGAGLTGLARRVAALDGRFAVISPVGGPTEVRVMLPCA from the coding sequence GTGCGGATCTGGAGCGCGGTCGTCGCGAGTGCGCGCCTGGTCTGGGGCCTGGCGGTCGGCGCGCTGACCGCGGTCGCCACGCTGGCCGGGCTGGCCGCGGGCGGCATCGTGCTGGCACCGGCGCTGGCCTGGCCGTCCGCGCGCGAGGCGTCCATGCACCGGCTCGCCAGCATCGTGCTGCGACTGGCCGAGTTCGAGCGGCACCGCCTCTACCGCCTCTTCGGCGACACCGAGGCCAAGACCTACCGGGGTTACGGCCCGGAGCGCGCGCTCGCCTACCTCGGCGTGCGCTGGCCGGTGGGCCTGCTCGGCGGGGGGATCCTGGCACTCTTCGTCTGGGGTGCGGCCACGGTCACGGTCTTCGTCTGGTACTGGCTGACCGGCCGCTACCCGGACAACATCCCGCCCAGCCCGTGGATCATCACCTATCTGAGCGTGGCGTGCGGGTTCGCGCTGTTCCTCGGCGTGCAGGGGCTGATCGGCGTGGTCCGGCTGGAGCGCAACGTCGCCCGCCGCTTCCTCGGCCCGACCCCGGCCGACCTGCTCCGCATGCGGATCGAGCAGCTCTCCGCGACCCGGGCGGACGTGGTCGCCGCGGTCGACGCGGAGCGCCGCCGGATCGAGCGGGACCTGCACGACGGCGTACAGCAGCGCCTGGTCGCGCTCGGCATGCTGCTCGGCCGGGCCCGGCGCAGCGGCGCGGCCGGCGACGAGGTCAAGTCCGCGGACCTGCTGGCCCAGGCGCACGCGGAGTCCCGGGAGATCCTGGACGAGCTGCGCGAGGTCGCCTGGCGCGTCTATCCGGCCGCGCTGGACACGCTGGGCCTGCGGGACGCGCTGGCCGGCGTGGCCGAGCGCGCGCCGATTCCGGTGACGGTGCGCTACGACGTGCCGGAGACGCCGCCCGCGCCGGTGGTGACCGCGGCCTACTTCGTGGTGTCTGAGGCGGTGACGAACGCGGTCAAGCACGCGTCCGCGTCCCGCATCGAGATCGTGGTGACGAGGGAGCGGAGGACCATGACGGTTCGGGTGTCGGACGACGGCGGTGGCGGTGCGGATCCCGGTGGCGCCGGGCTGACCGGCCTGGCCCGGCGGGTGGCCGCGCTGGACGGCCGGTTCGCCGTGATCAGCCCGGTCGGCGGCCCGACCGAGGTACGGGTGATGCTCCCGTGCGCGTGA
- a CDS encoding response regulator has translation MRVIIAEDSALLRDGLRRLLVDEGYTVVDAVGDGAALVESVSRHVPDLVVADVRMPPTHSDEGLRAAVEIRRRWPSIGVLMLSQYVEQRYAVDLLTGHGTRVGYLLKDRVADVGEFLEALARVGAGGTAFDPEVVRQLLRRTTHTDPLTRLTGRERDVLDAMAQGHNNASIAARLHVSQSAVEKHVRSIFDKLGLADAEGYSRRVLAVLRYLGE, from the coding sequence GTGCGCGTGATCATCGCGGAGGACTCCGCACTGCTCCGGGACGGCCTGCGGCGGCTGCTGGTGGACGAGGGCTACACCGTGGTGGACGCGGTCGGTGACGGCGCCGCGCTGGTCGAGTCGGTCTCCCGGCACGTGCCGGACCTGGTGGTGGCGGACGTCCGGATGCCGCCGACGCACTCGGACGAGGGCCTGCGCGCGGCCGTGGAGATCCGCCGGCGCTGGCCGTCGATCGGCGTGCTGATGCTGTCGCAATATGTCGAGCAGCGCTACGCGGTCGACCTGCTCACCGGCCACGGGACCCGGGTCGGCTACCTGCTCAAGGACCGGGTCGCGGACGTGGGGGAGTTCCTGGAGGCGCTGGCCCGGGTGGGTGCGGGCGGCACCGCGTTCGACCCCGAGGTGGTCCGGCAGCTGCTGCGCCGGACCACGCACACGGACCCGCTGACCCGGCTGACCGGGCGGGAGAGGGACGTGCTGGACGCGATGGCGCAGGGGCACAACAACGCGTCCATCGCGGCGCGCCTGCACGTGTCGCAGAGCGCGGTCGAGAAGCACGTCCGGTCGATCTTCGACAAGCTCGGCCTGGCGGACGCGGAGGGTTACAGCCGCCGCGTCCTGGCCGTGCTCAGATACCTGGGGGAATGA
- a CDS encoding DedA family protein, whose amino-acid sequence MAITNEPPMDGIAGWAVSIMETLGAPGAGLLIALENLFPPLPSEVILPLAGFAASRGDLSLGSALFWTTAGSVIGAVILYWVGAAIGRNRLRAVADRLPLIKLSDIDRTEAWFAKHGGKAVFFGRMIPIFRSLISIPAGVQKMSFGLFLLYTTLGSLIWNTVFVVAGYVLGENWQVVEETVGVYSKGVLAVCAVIAIVFVLYRLRKHYTTRTPTPPGI is encoded by the coding sequence ATGGCCATAACCAACGAACCGCCGATGGACGGGATCGCCGGCTGGGCGGTCTCGATCATGGAGACGCTCGGCGCACCCGGCGCCGGCCTCCTCATCGCGCTGGAGAACCTCTTCCCGCCGCTGCCCAGCGAGGTGATCCTGCCGCTCGCCGGGTTCGCCGCGTCGCGCGGTGACCTCAGCCTCGGCTCGGCACTGTTCTGGACGACCGCCGGCTCCGTGATCGGTGCCGTGATCCTCTACTGGGTGGGCGCGGCGATCGGGCGGAACCGGCTCCGGGCCGTCGCCGACCGGCTTCCACTGATCAAGCTGTCGGACATCGACCGGACCGAGGCGTGGTTCGCGAAGCACGGCGGCAAGGCGGTGTTCTTCGGGCGCATGATCCCGATCTTCCGCAGCCTCATCTCGATCCCGGCCGGCGTCCAGAAGATGAGCTTCGGCCTGTTCCTGCTCTACACGACGCTGGGCAGCCTGATCTGGAACACCGTGTTCGTCGTCGCCGGGTACGTGCTCGGCGAGAACTGGCAGGTCGTCGAGGAGACCGTCGGCGTCTACTCCAAGGGCGTGCTCGCGGTCTGCGCCGTCATCGCGATCGTGTTCGTGCTCTACCGCCTCCGGAAGCACTACACGACCAGGACCCCTACTCCCCCAGGTATCTGA
- a CDS encoding cutinase family protein, whose product MKGKKLAMVLAGALAVGGGVIAAPMAFAATAPANDCADVEIIGARGTTERPGLGIVLTPLAQRMTEELPQTVRTTALDYPANFNYAASVRAGVTQLQEDIADTAAECPETRFVLMGYSQGADVVGDTLARLDDDLTGNVASVLLFGDPTFTRGEDFNVTDGTRQGVFPRGAGALDGFADRIQSYCNRNDRFCQSGTSLAAHINYAGFQEEAIAFTAGRVG is encoded by the coding sequence ATGAAGGGCAAGAAGCTGGCCATGGTCCTCGCGGGCGCGCTGGCCGTCGGCGGCGGCGTCATCGCGGCACCGATGGCGTTCGCCGCGACCGCACCGGCGAACGACTGCGCCGACGTCGAGATCATCGGCGCGCGCGGCACCACGGAACGGCCGGGCCTCGGCATCGTGCTGACGCCGCTGGCGCAGCGGATGACCGAAGAACTTCCCCAGACGGTACGGACCACCGCGCTCGACTACCCGGCGAACTTCAACTACGCGGCCAGCGTCCGGGCCGGCGTGACGCAGCTCCAGGAGGACATCGCGGACACCGCGGCCGAGTGCCCGGAGACGCGGTTCGTGCTGATGGGTTACTCCCAGGGCGCGGACGTGGTCGGTGACACGCTCGCCCGGCTCGACGACGACCTGACCGGCAACGTCGCGTCCGTGCTGCTCTTCGGCGACCCCACGTTCACCCGCGGCGAGGACTTCAACGTCACGGACGGCACCCGGCAGGGCGTCTTCCCGCGCGGCGCCGGCGCGCTGGACGGGTTCGCCGACCGCATCCAGTCGTACTGCAACCGCAACGACCGCTTCTGCCAGTCGGGCACCAGCCTGGCCGCGCACATCAACTACGCCGGGTTCCAGGAGGAGGCGATCGCCTTCACCGCCGGCCGAGTCGGATAG
- a CDS encoding DUF7873 family protein, translating to MTTLSQIIAITKGVKAQSLRDFTDAHRNTQKAPLLSGISRKYRPKDEEGEQLPPESTRVQLSAEDVLAETATTLTRLFDLVLTQDSANTVAKADVVVDGRTLLRDVPVTYLLFLEKQLADLHTFVDKLPVLDPAESWSFSPEIGAYASDPVETVRSRKVMRNHVKAEATKEHPAQVEVFTEDQPVGYWTTVKLSGALPATRVKELRERVQRLQQAVKFAREQANTFEVTDAKAGEAVFGYLFAR from the coding sequence GTGACCACGCTCAGCCAGATCATCGCGATCACCAAGGGAGTCAAGGCGCAGAGCCTGCGCGACTTCACCGACGCGCATCGGAACACGCAGAAGGCGCCGCTGCTGTCCGGCATCTCCCGGAAGTACCGGCCGAAGGACGAGGAGGGCGAGCAGCTGCCGCCCGAGTCGACCCGCGTGCAGCTGTCCGCCGAGGACGTGCTGGCCGAGACCGCGACGACGCTGACCCGGCTCTTCGATCTGGTGCTGACGCAGGACTCGGCGAACACGGTGGCCAAGGCCGACGTGGTGGTCGACGGCCGCACGCTGCTGCGCGACGTGCCGGTGACCTACCTGCTCTTCCTGGAGAAGCAACTGGCCGACCTGCACACGTTCGTGGACAAGCTGCCCGTGCTGGACCCGGCGGAGAGCTGGTCGTTCAGCCCGGAGATCGGGGCGTACGCGTCGGATCCGGTGGAGACGGTGCGCAGCCGCAAGGTGATGCGCAACCACGTCAAGGCCGAGGCGACCAAGGAGCACCCGGCGCAGGTCGAGGTCTTCACCGAGGACCAGCCGGTCGGTTACTGGACGACCGTGAAGCTCTCCGGCGCGCTGCCCGCGACCCGGGTCAAGGAGCTGCGCGAGCGCGTGCAGCGGCTGCAGCAGGCCGTGAAGTTCGCCCGCGAGCAGGCCAACACGTTCGAGGTGACGGACGCGAAGGCCGGGGAGGCCGTCTTCGGCTATCTCTTCGCGCGATAG
- a CDS encoding glycosyl hydrolase: MPVHRSRRRSIAAGAVLALMSGLLTFAVTRSADAAVVGAGSYTETPPAGAALPSGCGSLTTNPRQYVTGNAPSGAVPTNDWWSSLLFKRTDCAYSEPLHAHPLAYDTLAGGLGLSYTTTPAISGTATGVGEYHYPYVQDLQVGVAGLNSPDVRVDGWSDWTVTPYWSDGTRTLRATIGHGLPFSYYQVTGGNAQLTTAGTPGVWSNSGGVIGFTAGGSDYVAYAPSGATWAVSGTSITSSLAGRGYFSVAVLPTTSSTSASAKQALASSYGTYAHAHVTGTRISYTYSPSGNNALSTTYAFTTTAREGSASGTVVSLYPHQWKYLSGSTPIADTYVSARGAMKVLTGVSSFRTAMTFRGVLPEIPGVANTGADLTTLNTYLNATQANPEDNRGPDTYWTGKGLGRAARIAEIADQVGNTAVRGSALAAIKSRLTNWLTASSGESQSLFYYNANWGTLIGYPASYGSDQELNDHHFHYGYYVAAAATLARFDPAWASNGQYGGMIDLLIRDANNYDRNDTRFPYLRDFDIYAGHDWASGHGSFGSGNNQESSSEGQNFASALIQWGQVTGNTAVRDAGVFLYTTQAAAIQEYWFDSSDTNFPAAFGHSTVGMVWGSGGAYATWFSAEPEMIQGINMLPITGGHLYLGYNPSYVNTNYAELVRNNGGAPTVWQDILWEFQALGNPDQALANFRANSGFTSEEGESKAHTFHWLRNLAALGTVDTSVSANHPLTATFVKNGARTYVASNINANPITVTFSTGTTITVPAGRTVTTGAWSWTGGSGGGGTPQPTTPAPTTPPPTTPPPVGAASRYLISGGGLSGTAAGAGTVSITSAGGGNHDGTPRNPVTFTATGVSNTYTGGSTAFDLFLDAGTNVGNGTQVRVSYDLTGDGSFDRVETYRYFATDPVGGYEHYTQAAGLASASGTLGNLRNGTIRVEVWSAIGNGPTDLGVGNQSIIRLPLS, from the coding sequence ATGCCCGTCCACAGAAGCCGCCGGCGGTCGATAGCCGCCGGTGCCGTCCTCGCGCTCATGTCCGGCCTGCTCACGTTCGCGGTCACCCGCTCCGCGGACGCCGCGGTGGTCGGCGCCGGCAGCTACACCGAGACGCCGCCGGCCGGTGCGGCACTGCCCAGCGGCTGCGGCTCGCTGACCACCAACCCCCGGCAGTACGTGACCGGTAACGCGCCGTCCGGTGCCGTGCCCACCAACGACTGGTGGTCCTCGCTGCTGTTCAAGCGCACCGACTGCGCCTACAGCGAGCCGCTGCACGCGCACCCACTCGCCTACGACACGCTCGCCGGCGGCCTCGGCCTGTCCTACACCACCACGCCGGCGATCAGCGGCACCGCTACCGGCGTCGGCGAGTACCACTACCCCTACGTGCAGGACCTGCAGGTGGGGGTGGCGGGGCTGAACTCGCCGGACGTCAGGGTGGACGGCTGGAGCGACTGGACCGTCACTCCCTACTGGAGCGACGGCACGCGCACGCTCAGGGCCACCATCGGGCACGGTCTGCCGTTCTCCTACTACCAGGTCACCGGCGGCAACGCGCAGCTGACCACCGCGGGCACGCCGGGCGTGTGGTCGAACAGCGGCGGCGTCATCGGCTTCACGGCCGGCGGCAGCGACTACGTGGCGTACGCGCCGTCCGGCGCGACCTGGGCGGTGAGCGGCACGTCGATCACGTCGTCGCTGGCCGGCCGCGGGTACTTCTCCGTCGCGGTGCTGCCGACCACGTCGTCCACCTCGGCGAGCGCGAAGCAGGCCCTCGCGAGCAGCTACGGGACCTACGCGCACGCGCACGTGACCGGCACCCGGATCTCGTACACCTACAGTCCGAGCGGCAACAACGCGCTGAGCACCACGTACGCGTTCACCACCACGGCGCGGGAGGGCAGCGCGAGCGGGACCGTGGTCTCGCTCTACCCGCACCAATGGAAGTACCTGAGCGGGTCGACGCCGATCGCGGACACCTACGTCTCCGCGCGCGGCGCCATGAAGGTGCTCACCGGCGTGTCCAGCTTCCGGACCGCGATGACCTTCCGCGGCGTGCTGCCGGAGATCCCCGGTGTCGCGAACACCGGCGCGGACCTGACCACGCTGAACACCTACCTCAACGCGACGCAGGCGAACCCGGAGGACAACCGCGGGCCGGACACGTACTGGACCGGCAAGGGCCTCGGCCGCGCGGCCCGGATCGCGGAGATCGCGGACCAGGTGGGCAACACGGCCGTGCGCGGCAGCGCGCTCGCCGCGATCAAGTCCCGGCTGACGAACTGGCTGACCGCGTCGTCCGGCGAATCGCAGTCGCTCTTCTACTACAACGCGAACTGGGGCACGCTGATCGGCTACCCCGCGTCGTACGGCTCAGACCAGGAGCTCAACGACCACCACTTCCACTACGGGTACTACGTGGCGGCCGCGGCCACGCTCGCCCGGTTCGACCCGGCGTGGGCGTCGAACGGGCAGTACGGCGGCATGATCGACCTGCTGATCCGGGACGCGAACAACTACGACCGGAACGACACGCGCTTCCCGTACCTCCGTGACTTCGACATCTACGCCGGTCACGACTGGGCGTCCGGGCACGGCTCGTTCGGCTCCGGCAACAACCAGGAGTCCAGCTCAGAGGGGCAGAACTTCGCCAGCGCGCTGATCCAGTGGGGCCAGGTCACCGGCAACACCGCGGTCCGCGACGCAGGCGTGTTCCTCTACACCACGCAGGCGGCCGCGATCCAGGAGTACTGGTTCGACTCGTCGGACACGAACTTCCCGGCCGCGTTCGGGCACAGCACGGTCGGCATGGTCTGGGGCAGCGGCGGTGCGTACGCCACCTGGTTCAGCGCGGAGCCCGAGATGATCCAGGGCATCAACATGCTGCCGATCACCGGCGGGCACCTCTACCTCGGCTACAACCCGTCCTACGTGAACACGAACTACGCGGAACTGGTCCGGAACAACGGCGGCGCGCCGACCGTGTGGCAGGACATCCTCTGGGAGTTCCAGGCGCTCGGCAACCCGGATCAGGCGCTGGCGAACTTCCGGGCGAACAGCGGGTTCACCTCGGAGGAGGGGGAGAGCAAGGCGCACACGTTCCACTGGCTGCGCAACCTGGCCGCGCTCGGCACGGTCGACACGTCCGTCTCCGCGAACCACCCGCTGACCGCGACGTTCGTCAAGAACGGGGCACGCACGTACGTGGCGTCGAACATCAATGCGAACCCCATCACGGTCACCTTCTCCACGGGTACGACGATCACCGTGCCGGCCGGGAGGACCGTGACCACGGGCGCGTGGTCGTGGACCGGTGGCAGCGGCGGGGGCGGCACCCCGCAGCCGACCACGCCCGCTCCGACGACGCCGCCGCCCACCACGCCTCCGCCGGTGGGTGCCGCCAGCCGCTACCTCATCTCCGGCGGCGGGCTCAGCGGCACGGCCGCAGGCGCGGGCACTGTGTCGATCACGTCCGCGGGCGGCGGCAACCACGACGGCACGCCGCGCAACCCGGTCACGTTCACCGCGACCGGCGTCTCCAACACGTACACCGGCGGCAGCACCGCTTTTGATCTGTTCCTGGACGCCGGCACGAACGTCGGCAACGGGACGCAGGTGCGGGTCTCCTACGATCTGACCGGCGACGGCTCGTTCGACCGGGTGGAGACCTACCGCTACTTCGCCACCGACCCGGTCGGCGGCTACGAGCACTACACGCAGGCGGCCGGCCTCGCGTCGGCGTCCGGGACGCTCGGCAACCTGCGCAACGGCACGATCCGGGTCGAGGTGTGGAGCGCGATCGGCAACGGCCCCACCGATCTCGGCGTCGGCAATCAGTCGATCATTCGGCTGCCGTTGTCCTGA
- a CDS encoding LacI family DNA-binding transcriptional regulator codes for MTAARERPTLEAVARRAGVSRATVSRVVNGSTTVAEEIQEKVRIAVREMGYVPNQAARSLVTQRTDSIALILPEMPNRVFSDDQFFPGIIRGVSMELEAGDRQLVLMLAGSTAGHSRVERYAMAGHVDGVMFASMHGADPLPAALSALGIPVVCSGRPMQNHSGVPYVDVDHIAGVSSAMRHLLASGRKRIATIAGPQDMIAGIDRLTAYREAVEADGQHPRIAYGDFTRESGAAAMRTLLDADPDLDAVFIASDLMAHGALRTLRASGRRVPDDVAVIGFDDIEIAQFTDPPLTTVRQPIVDLGRQIARQMLIILAGEPVSPAVLLPTELIIRESA; via the coding sequence GTGACGGCGGCTCGGGAGCGTCCCACGTTGGAGGCCGTGGCCCGGCGGGCCGGTGTGTCACGGGCGACCGTGTCCCGCGTCGTCAACGGCTCCACCACTGTCGCCGAGGAGATCCAGGAGAAGGTCAGGATCGCCGTCCGGGAGATGGGCTACGTGCCCAACCAGGCGGCCCGCAGCCTGGTCACCCAGCGCACCGACTCGATCGCCCTGATCCTGCCGGAGATGCCCAACCGCGTCTTCTCCGACGACCAGTTCTTCCCCGGCATCATCCGCGGCGTCAGCATGGAGCTCGAGGCCGGCGACCGTCAGCTGGTCCTCATGCTGGCCGGCTCCACCGCAGGTCACAGCCGCGTCGAGCGATACGCCATGGCCGGCCACGTCGACGGCGTCATGTTCGCCTCCATGCACGGCGCCGACCCGCTCCCGGCGGCGCTCTCCGCGCTCGGCATCCCGGTCGTCTGCAGCGGCCGTCCGATGCAGAACCACAGCGGCGTACCGTACGTCGACGTCGACCACATCGCCGGCGTCTCCTCCGCAATGCGCCACCTGCTCGCCTCCGGACGCAAGCGGATCGCCACCATCGCCGGCCCGCAGGACATGATCGCCGGCATCGACCGGCTCACCGCCTACCGCGAGGCCGTCGAGGCCGACGGCCAGCACCCGCGCATCGCCTACGGCGACTTCACCCGCGAGTCCGGCGCCGCCGCCATGCGCACGCTCCTCGACGCCGACCCCGACCTCGACGCGGTCTTCATCGCCTCCGACCTGATGGCCCACGGCGCGCTCCGCACGCTGCGCGCCTCCGGCCGCCGCGTCCCCGACGACGTCGCCGTGATCGGCTTCGACGACATCGAGATCGCCCAGTTCACCGACCCACCCCTGACCACCGTCCGGCAGCCCATCGTCGACCTCGGCCGCCAGATCGCCCGCCAGATGCTCATCATCCTCGCCGGCGAGCCCGTCTCCCCCGCGGTCCTGCTCCCCACAGAACTGATCATCCGCGAGTCCGCCTGA